In the genome of Streptomyces sp. Tu 3180, the window CCGTCCCAGCAGCAGCGCCGAGAGGCCGACCACGAACAGCGGTCCGACCGAGCCGACCACCGCGGCCAGGCCTCCGGGCAGCCGGTACGCGGACAGGAACAGCAGCGGGAAGAAGGCACCGATGTTGAGCGCGCCGAGCACTGCCGCCTTCCCCCACCAGGCGCCGCGCGGCGGCACCCGGGCGAGCGCGAGCAGCAGCAGTCCGGCGGGCAGGGCGCGCACCAGGCCGGTGAACAGGGGGCGGTCGGCCGGGAGGAACTCGGTGGTGACCGCGTAGGTGGTGCCCCAGGAGGCGGGAGCGAGGGCGGTGAGCGTGATCAGGGTGGCGCGGTTCGCGGCCATGGGGACGCACCTCTTCCCGGGGTCGGCTTGGGTCGGCAGTAATTAGCTTAGCGCTAAGCAACTTTCCCGCAAGCTACTTTCTTGCGGGCGACCGGGAAGGGGACGGATACTCCTGCGCATGAGTGCACGCCCCGAGCAGCGCAGGGATCCCGTCGACGCGATCATCGAGCAGTGGGCCCGGGTCCGGCCGGACCTCGACACGGCCGCCATGGAGGTGTTCGGCCGCATCCACCGGCTCTCGCGCGCCATGGGCGACCGGATCGACAGGGCGTACGCCACGTACGGGATCTCGCGCGGGGAGTTCGACGTCCTCGCGACCCTGCGCCGCTCCGGCGAGCCCTACACCCTCTCCCCGCGCCAGCTCTCGGCCACGCTGATGCTCACCACCGGCGGGATGACGGGCCGCCTCGACAAAC includes:
- a CDS encoding MarR family transcriptional regulator produces the protein MSARPEQRRDPVDAIIEQWARVRPDLDTAAMEVFGRIHRLSRAMGDRIDRAYATYGISRGEFDVLATLRRSGEPYTLSPRQLSATLMLTTGGMTGRLDKLERAELLRRSPHPHDRRGLQVTLTERGLRLTDEAVGAGLALQTEALSALGEERAAHLADLLRELLLATER